In a single window of the Pseudomonas oryzihabitans genome:
- a CDS encoding YbcC family protein has translation MTAFEPTPDLEYQALHEVARQACARIAPTWPLDRMIAVSPLWERRDQAWQTVAAQLWQRAGSRLTLSAADYRQAWQDGRIAERHLQQALAEQGESCKPARLLEALDASAEACPGLPLLEDLAEPRSSLPGWPTLITQQIGQSCAAWFDHEQADWRPANSTGLYQAWHASLLADRGLTVLSACRDLHQRIAELPAEPRAVLEAAVQRLGLAAEDWAPWFDCLLLRSLGWASWCAYRRWQARLEGGDDQTLLDLLAIRAAWECLVDDRRRDADSRWQIWRSAWQARLQQPPSANWQALQLWQRADELAWQEQLQQALCQSAPAALPQAPLAKLFFCIDVRSEPLRRALEQACPELETGGFAGFFGLPIAYTPLGTSATRPQLPGLLAPQLQVSESSGDAVQDRQLAAVRQDRLARQGGWRLFERLPASTFTLVESIGLGYAGALLGRTYGVSEGVPQPERIAWRRGEWQRLHPQLPAMAMQQQVDLAARILKGMGLSGPMPALLVLLGHGSQSANNPQAAGLDCGACCGQRGEVNARLLARLLNDSEVRAGLRARGLDLPPHCQVLAGLHNTTTDEVQVFAHEELPAALQPGWQRLRAALDVASREVRRQRAAALGLAPLREQPDKLLGRLRRRARDWAQTRPEWGLAGNAAFIAAPRARTRGVDLQGRAFLHDYDWRQDGDGRVLELIMTAPMVVAHWINLQYFTSTTDNLRFGSGNKLLHNVVGGHIGVFEGNGGDLRIGLARQSLHDGQQWVHRPLRLHVVIEAPRAMIDQVIAAHAVVRDLVRNGWLYLLRLDGAPACLEQRTAGGWQPLPEAGVGGQRAH, from the coding sequence ATGACTGCCTTCGAACCCACGCCCGACCTCGAATACCAGGCCCTGCACGAAGTGGCGCGGCAGGCCTGCGCGCGCATTGCGCCGACCTGGCCGCTGGACCGAATGATTGCGGTCAGCCCGCTATGGGAACGTCGCGATCAGGCCTGGCAGACCGTTGCCGCACAACTCTGGCAGCGCGCCGGTAGCCGCCTCACCCTGAGCGCCGCCGACTATCGCCAGGCCTGGCAAGACGGCCGTATCGCCGAACGCCATCTGCAACAGGCATTGGCCGAACAGGGCGAGTCCTGCAAGCCGGCACGGCTGCTGGAGGCCCTGGATGCCTCCGCAGAGGCCTGTCCGGGATTGCCGCTCCTGGAGGATCTCGCCGAGCCACGCAGTTCGCTCCCGGGTTGGCCGACCCTGATCACCCAACAGATTGGCCAGAGCTGCGCGGCCTGGTTCGATCACGAGCAAGCGGACTGGCGTCCCGCAAACAGTACCGGACTCTATCAGGCCTGGCACGCCAGCTTGCTGGCCGACCGCGGCCTGACCGTCCTCAGCGCCTGTCGCGATCTGCACCAGCGCATCGCCGAGTTGCCCGCCGAGCCCCGGGCGGTCCTGGAAGCGGCGGTGCAGCGACTGGGCTTGGCGGCGGAAGACTGGGCGCCCTGGTTCGATTGCCTGTTGCTGCGTAGCCTGGGTTGGGCGTCCTGGTGCGCTTACCGGCGCTGGCAGGCCAGGCTGGAGGGTGGGGATGACCAGACTTTGCTCGACTTGCTGGCCATCCGCGCCGCCTGGGAATGCCTGGTGGATGATCGTCGGCGCGACGCTGATAGCCGCTGGCAAATTTGGCGCTCGGCCTGGCAGGCGCGGCTGCAGCAACCCCCATCGGCCAACTGGCAGGCGCTGCAGCTGTGGCAGCGCGCCGATGAGCTGGCCTGGCAGGAGCAATTGCAACAGGCCCTGTGCCAGAGCGCCCCGGCAGCCTTGCCCCAGGCACCGCTGGCCAAGCTGTTCTTTTGCATCGACGTGCGTTCCGAACCGCTGAGGCGCGCCCTGGAGCAGGCGTGCCCTGAACTCGAGACGGGCGGCTTCGCCGGTTTCTTCGGCTTGCCCATCGCCTACACCCCCCTGGGCACCAGCGCCACGCGCCCGCAGTTGCCGGGCCTGCTCGCCCCGCAGCTGCAGGTCAGCGAGAGCAGTGGCGATGCCGTCCAGGATCGGCAACTGGCGGCGGTGCGTCAGGATCGTCTGGCGCGCCAGGGCGGTTGGCGCCTGTTCGAGCGGTTGCCGGCTTCCACCTTCACCCTGGTCGAGAGTATTGGCCTGGGCTACGCCGGCGCCTTGCTGGGACGGACCTATGGGGTGAGTGAGGGTGTGCCGCAACCAGAGCGCATCGCCTGGCGCCGCGGCGAATGGCAACGCCTGCACCCCCAGCTGCCTGCCATGGCGATGCAACAGCAGGTCGATCTGGCCGCACGTATCCTCAAGGGCATGGGACTCAGCGGGCCCATGCCGGCGCTGCTGGTACTGCTCGGACACGGCAGCCAGAGCGCGAACAATCCCCAGGCGGCCGGCCTCGACTGCGGCGCCTGCTGTGGTCAGCGCGGCGAGGTCAATGCCCGTCTGCTGGCACGCCTGCTCAACGACAGCGAGGTCCGCGCGGGACTGCGCGCACGTGGGCTCGACCTGCCGCCGCACTGCCAGGTCCTTGCTGGCCTGCACAACACCACCACCGACGAGGTGCAGGTCTTCGCCCACGAGGAATTGCCCGCCGCCCTGCAGCCCGGCTGGCAGCGTCTGCGAGCGGCGCTGGACGTTGCCAGCCGTGAGGTGCGTCGTCAGCGGGCCGCCGCCCTGGGCCTGGCGCCGCTGCGTGAGCAGCCGGACAAGCTGCTCGGGCGGCTGCGGCGGCGTGCCCGTGACTGGGCGCAAACCCGGCCCGAATGGGGCCTGGCCGGCAATGCCGCCTTCATCGCCGCGCCGCGTGCCCGCACCCGCGGCGTGGACCTGCAGGGGCGTGCCTTCCTGCATGACTACGACTGGCGGCAGGATGGGGACGGCCGGGTACTGGAGCTGATCATGACGGCGCCCATGGTGGTGGCGCACTGGATCAACCTGCAGTACTTCACCTCGACCACCGACAACCTGCGCTTTGGCAGCGGCAACAAGCTGCTGCACAACGTGGTCGGCGGCCATATCGGGGTGTTCGAGGGCAACGGCGGCGACCTGCGTATCGGTCTGGCCCGTCAGTCGTTGCACGATGGCCAGCAGTGGGTGCATCGCCCGCTACGCCTGCACGTGGTGATCGAGGCGCCCCGTGCGATGATCGACCAGGTGATCGCGGCGCACGCGGTGGTCCGGGATCTGGTGCGCAATGGCTGGTTGTACCTGCTGCGTCTCGATGGAGCGCCGGCCTGCCTGGAGCAACGCACGGCGGGGGGCTGGCAGCCCTTGCCAGAGGCCGGGGTGGGCGGCCAGCGGGCGCACTGA
- a CDS encoding NADH-quinone oxidoreductase subunit L → MSSLLFSVAPLVPWVYALALLPVALVTSPRRFWWPARVAGYLGFILILAAWLQAVFAGQHHDRLGLAMAGLIGLLALVIIEYSQRYLEGEPGQRRYVLALLATLAAVATVVTSANLYLLVGAWILSSLCLHQLLTFYPDRPQAVVAAHKKFLASRLADVCLLLATLLLVQASGDSQITKILAAVTAQVQASGQLGWELQAAALLLALAVILKSAQLPVHGWLIQVMEAPTPVSALLHAGVVNLGGFLLLRFAPLFSVAVPAQSLLVLVGGLTAVLAALVMMTRISIKVRLAWSTCAQMGLMLLECGLGLYELALVHLLAHSLYKAHAFLAAGDTVAHARQRALQPPTPVPDLGGLVRALLLAALALIGVKGLWAWLLPDLALPWVALTILAIGLAPWCLGRGQRVHGLLMFSLLLGAYLLWHQVAGWLLDQRLAEAPLPLSGLAMGLLLGLYLLQGLLLAHPHGALARRLYPLAFAGFYLDEHVTRLTFRLWPARTPQPVMAPSGARP, encoded by the coding sequence ATGTCTAGCCTGCTGTTTTCCGTGGCGCCGCTAGTGCCCTGGGTCTATGCCCTGGCGCTGTTGCCGGTGGCGCTGGTCACTTCACCTCGCCGCTTCTGGTGGCCCGCCCGGGTGGCTGGTTATCTGGGCTTTATCCTGATCCTCGCCGCCTGGCTGCAGGCCGTGTTCGCCGGGCAGCACCACGACCGCCTCGGCCTGGCGATGGCGGGGCTGATCGGTCTGCTGGCGCTGGTGATCATCGAGTATTCCCAGCGCTATCTGGAGGGGGAGCCGGGGCAAAGGCGGTATGTGCTTGCGCTGCTTGCCACCCTCGCGGCGGTGGCTACGGTAGTGACCAGCGCCAATCTGTACCTGCTGGTCGGTGCCTGGATCCTGTCCAGTCTGTGCCTGCATCAGTTGCTCACCTTCTACCCCGACCGCCCTCAGGCCGTGGTGGCCGCCCACAAGAAATTTCTCGCCAGCCGCCTGGCCGATGTCTGCCTGCTGCTGGCGACCCTGCTGTTGGTACAGGCGAGCGGTGACAGCCAGATCACGAAGATCCTCGCTGCCGTGACCGCCCAGGTGCAGGCCAGCGGTCAGCTCGGCTGGGAACTGCAGGCGGCGGCGCTGCTGCTGGCCCTGGCAGTGATCCTCAAGTCGGCCCAGTTGCCGGTGCATGGCTGGCTGATCCAGGTGATGGAAGCCCCGACGCCGGTATCGGCCTTGCTGCATGCCGGGGTGGTCAACCTGGGTGGCTTCCTGCTGCTGCGCTTCGCGCCGCTGTTTTCCGTCGCCGTGCCGGCGCAGAGCCTGCTGGTGCTGGTGGGGGGACTGACGGCGGTCCTCGCGGCGCTGGTGATGATGACGCGGATCAGCATCAAGGTCCGCCTCGCCTGGTCGACCTGCGCGCAAATGGGGCTGATGCTGCTGGAATGTGGGCTGGGACTGTACGAGCTGGCCCTGGTGCACCTGCTGGCCCACTCGCTGTACAAGGCGCATGCCTTCCTGGCGGCCGGGGATACGGTGGCGCACGCGCGGCAACGGGCGCTGCAGCCGCCAACGCCGGTCCCCGACTTGGGCGGCCTGGTGCGTGCGCTGCTGCTGGCGGCCCTGGCCCTGATAGGGGTCAAGGGACTCTGGGCCTGGCTGCTGCCGGACCTTGCGCTGCCCTGGGTGGCCCTGACGATCCTGGCCATCGGCCTGGCGCCCTGGTGCCTGGGTCGCGGACAGCGGGTTCATGGGCTGCTCATGTTCAGCCTACTGCTGGGCGCCTACCTGCTCTGGCACCAGGTGGCCGGCTGGCTGCTCGACCAGCGCCTTGCCGAGGCACCGCTGCCATTGAGTGGCTTGGCGATGGGGTTGCTGCTCGGCCTCTACCTGCTGCAAGGCCTGCTTCTGGCCCATCCCCATGGCGCCCTGGCCCGGCGACTCTATCCGCTGGCCTTCGCCGGCTTCTACCTGGATGAACACGTCACCCGTCTGACCTTCCGCCTGTGGCCGGCGCGCACGCCGCAGCCCGTTATGGCACCCTCCGGAGCCCGCCCATGA
- a CDS encoding peptidase U32 family protein, translating into MSLPKHHLELLSPARDVGIAREAILHGADAIYIGGPSFGARHNACNEVSEIAALVEFARRYHARVFTTINTILHDDELEPARKLIHQLYDAGVDALIVQDLGVLELDIPPIELHASTQTDIRTLARARFLDQAGFSQLVLARELNLQEISAIAAETDAAIEFFIHGALCVAFSGQCNISHAQTGRSANRGDCSQACRLPYTLKDDQGRVVAFEKHLLSMKDNNQSANLRALVEAGVRSFKIEGRYKDMGYVKNITAYYRQLLDEILEDRTDLARASSGRTAHFFVPDPDKTFHRGSTDYFVTDRKVDIGAFDSPTFTGLPVGQVEKVNKRDFIAVTEEPLSNGDGLNVLVKREVVGFRANVAELKSEFEEDGAKRYRYRVEPNEMPEGLYRLRPNHPLSRNLDHNWQQALLKTSAERRIGVRWQVELREQRLQLTATSEEGVSATVALDGPFGVANKPEQALDGLRDLLTQLGTTEYHALDVTLDAPQAFFVPNSQLKALRREAIEQLTAARVAAHPRGRRKAETSPPPVYPESHLSFLYNVYNQKARDFYHRHGVQLIDAAYEAHEEPGEVPVMITKHCLRFSFNLCPKQAKGVTGVRTKVAPMQLVHGDEVLTLKFDCKPCEMHVVGKMKGHILDLPLPGSQAAAKAVASISPEDLLKTIRHKPTGYSH; encoded by the coding sequence ATGTCCCTGCCCAAGCACCATCTGGAATTGCTCAGCCCTGCCCGCGATGTCGGTATCGCACGGGAGGCCATCCTGCATGGGGCCGATGCCATCTACATCGGCGGGCCGAGCTTTGGTGCACGGCACAATGCCTGCAACGAGGTCAGCGAGATCGCCGCGCTGGTGGAGTTCGCCCGGCGCTATCACGCGCGGGTGTTCACCACCATCAACACCATCCTGCATGACGACGAGCTGGAGCCGGCCCGCAAGCTGATCCACCAGCTGTACGACGCGGGGGTGGATGCGCTGATCGTGCAGGACCTGGGCGTGCTGGAGCTGGACATCCCGCCGATCGAGCTGCATGCCAGTACCCAGACCGACATCCGCACCCTGGCACGGGCCAGGTTTCTCGACCAGGCCGGCTTCTCCCAGCTGGTACTGGCGCGCGAGCTGAATCTGCAGGAGATCTCGGCCATCGCCGCCGAGACCGACGCCGCCATCGAATTCTTCATCCATGGCGCCCTGTGCGTGGCCTTCTCCGGCCAGTGCAACATCTCCCACGCCCAAACCGGGCGCAGCGCCAACCGTGGCGACTGCTCCCAGGCCTGCCGCCTGCCCTACACGCTCAAGGATGACCAGGGCCGGGTAGTGGCCTTCGAGAAGCACCTGCTGTCGATGAAGGACAACAACCAGAGCGCAAACCTGCGCGCCCTGGTAGAGGCTGGCGTGCGCTCCTTCAAGATCGAGGGGCGCTACAAGGACATGGGCTACGTGAAGAACATCACCGCCTACTACCGGCAGCTGCTCGACGAGATCCTCGAAGACCGCACCGACCTGGCCCGCGCCTCCAGCGGCCGCACCGCGCACTTCTTCGTGCCCGATCCGGACAAGACCTTCCACCGCGGCAGCACCGACTACTTCGTCACCGACCGCAAGGTGGACATCGGCGCCTTCGACTCGCCGACCTTTACCGGTCTGCCGGTGGGTCAGGTGGAGAAGGTCAACAAGCGCGACTTCATTGCCGTGACCGAGGAGCCCCTGTCCAACGGCGACGGCCTCAATGTGCTGGTCAAGCGCGAGGTGGTGGGCTTTCGCGCCAATGTCGCAGAGCTGAAGAGCGAATTCGAGGAAGACGGTGCGAAGCGCTACCGCTATCGCGTCGAACCCAACGAGATGCCGGAAGGGCTGTATCGCCTGCGCCCGAATCACCCGCTGTCGCGCAACCTGGATCACAACTGGCAGCAGGCCCTGCTCAAGACCAGCGCCGAGCGCCGCATCGGTGTGCGCTGGCAGGTCGAGCTGCGCGAGCAACGGCTGCAGCTGACCGCCACCAGCGAGGAAGGCGTCAGCGCCACAGTCGCCCTGGACGGCCCCTTCGGCGTGGCCAACAAGCCGGAACAGGCGCTGGACGGCCTGCGCGATCTGCTGACCCAGCTGGGTACCACCGAGTACCACGCCCTGGACGTGACGCTGGATGCACCCCAGGCCTTTTTCGTACCCAATTCGCAACTCAAGGCGCTGCGCCGCGAGGCCATCGAACAGCTGACCGCCGCGCGCGTCGCCGCCCATCCGCGTGGACGTCGCAAGGCCGAGACCAGCCCGCCGCCGGTGTACCCCGAGTCGCACCTGTCGTTTCTCTACAACGTCTACAACCAGAAGGCCCGCGACTTCTACCACCGCCATGGCGTGCAACTGATCGACGCGGCCTACGAGGCCCACGAGGAGCCTGGCGAGGTGCCGGTGATGATCACCAAGCACTGCCTGCGCTTCTCCTTCAACCTCTGCCCCAAGCAGGCCAAGGGCGTCACTGGCGTGCGCACCAAGGTCGCGCCGATGCAGCTGGTCCACGGTGATGAGGTGCTGACCCTGAAGTTCGACTGCAAGCCCTGCGAGATGCACGTGGTGGGCAAGATGAAGGGCCATATCCTCGACCTGCCGCTGCCCGGCAGCCAGGCCGCCGCCAAAGCGGTCGCCAGCATCAGTCCGGAAGACCTGCTCAAGACCATCCGCCACAAGCCGACCGGCTATAGCCACTGA
- a CDS encoding LysR family transcriptional regulator → MRRLNFHHLHYFWAVAKEGNLTRAAEALHVSQSALSTQIRVLEGQLGHPLFLRSGRSLRLTEAGQLVLDYAETIFALGSELQNTLQNAQEANQTLRIGSVATLSRNFQENLLRPFLGREDLVLTLESGGVDALLERLALHKLDVVLTNQAVSADSQRTWQCRLLHRQPVCLIGPPRQDSRPFDVHRDLQQARLIVPGRSSDVRSQFEVYCSGQGLSPLICAEVDDMAMLRLLARDSGDMALLPAVVVQDELRSGALQLYAELPEIAECFYAVTLQRQFRLSILDELLGQTPGQGVASAL, encoded by the coding sequence ATGCGCCGACTTAATTTCCATCACCTGCACTACTTCTGGGCCGTGGCCAAGGAAGGCAACCTCACCCGCGCCGCCGAGGCGCTGCACGTTTCCCAGTCCGCGCTTTCCACCCAGATCCGCGTGCTGGAGGGCCAGCTCGGCCATCCCCTGTTCCTCCGCTCCGGACGCAGCCTGCGGCTGACCGAAGCCGGGCAACTGGTGCTGGACTATGCCGAAACCATCTTCGCCCTGGGCAGCGAATTGCAGAACACCCTGCAGAACGCTCAGGAGGCGAACCAGACGCTGCGCATCGGCTCCGTCGCGACCCTGTCGCGCAACTTCCAGGAAAACCTGCTGCGCCCCTTTCTCGGCCGTGAGGATCTGGTGCTCACCCTGGAATCTGGCGGTGTGGACGCGCTGCTGGAACGCCTGGCCCTGCACAAGCTGGACGTGGTGCTGACCAACCAGGCGGTCAGCGCCGACAGCCAGCGCACCTGGCAATGTCGCCTGCTGCATCGCCAGCCAGTGTGCCTGATCGGCCCGCCTCGCCAGGACAGCCGCCCCTTCGACGTGCACCGCGACCTGCAACAGGCGCGGCTGATCGTGCCTGGTCGCAGCAGTGACGTGCGCAGCCAGTTCGAGGTCTATTGCAGCGGCCAGGGGCTGAGCCCGCTGATCTGCGCCGAGGTCGACGACATGGCCATGCTGCGCCTGCTCGCCCGCGACTCCGGCGACATGGCGCTGCTGCCCGCCGTGGTGGTCCAGGACGAACTGCGCAGCGGTGCGCTGCAGCTATACGCCGAATTGCCGGAGATCGCCGAGTGCTTTTATGCGGTGACGCTGCAGCGGCAGTTCAGGCTGAGCATTCTGGATGAACTGCTTGGGCAGACGCCGGGACAGGGTGTGGCCTCAGCGCTTTGA
- a CDS encoding RraA family protein, whose amino-acid sequence MTVIASSPTALVEAFARTSTSIISDCLDRLPGAPLRPFHRIEGTMAGLALTVKVPAGDNRAIHQALELLVPGQVLVVDGGGDLSRALMGDIMAAIAEKRGAAGVVVDGAIRDLATISKGSFPIFARGGYHRGPYKNGPGEINVPVSIGDMIVSPGDLVVGDHDGIVAFPIAQAAELLDRCLATERKEADMLAQIAAGTYRGAYAAH is encoded by the coding sequence ATGACCGTCATCGCTTCCAGTCCAACCGCGCTGGTCGAAGCCTTCGCCCGCACCTCCACCTCGATCATCAGCGATTGTCTCGATCGGCTTCCTGGCGCCCCGTTGCGGCCCTTCCACCGTATCGAAGGCACCATGGCCGGGCTTGCACTCACCGTCAAAGTACCCGCCGGCGACAACCGCGCCATCCACCAGGCGCTGGAGCTCCTCGTGCCTGGTCAGGTGCTGGTGGTCGATGGCGGTGGAGACCTGAGTCGCGCCCTGATGGGAGACATCATGGCGGCTATCGCGGAAAAGCGCGGTGCCGCGGGAGTGGTGGTCGACGGAGCGATTCGCGACCTGGCGACGATCAGCAAAGGCAGCTTTCCCATCTTCGCCCGCGGCGGCTACCACCGTGGCCCCTACAAGAACGGCCCTGGCGAGATCAACGTGCCGGTGAGCATTGGCGACATGATCGTGTCCCCGGGTGACCTCGTCGTGGGCGACCATGACGGCATCGTCGCCTTTCCCATCGCCCAGGCCGCTGAGCTGCTCGATCGGTGCCTGGCGACCGAACGCAAGGAAGCGGACATGCTGGCGCAAATTGCCGCTGGAACCTACCGGGGCGCCTACGCGGCCCATTGA
- a CDS encoding LysR family transcriptional regulator, which produces MVTLRQLLALHWIERLGTFERAAEHLNTTQSAISKRVQELESSTGLQLFDRSQRGARFTAEGEELLVIAREMLDLSERISSLKDGKHVTTRRLRLGVTELTAWTWLPRLVTRLVEDFPGLTVEPEVDMSRNLHERLMDDLVDLIVIPDTFTAPEVTSVPLATVENAWMAAPGLVRSSGVVSLAELARYPMLMQGKKSGSGLFVNRWLHARGIELPRILSSDSLTAMLGLASAGLGVTYLPRECFRPLVDEGKLAIVETDPELPPVPYMAMYRNDRPSTFVAEIATLATQLCDFTKQLQR; this is translated from the coding sequence ATGGTCACGCTTCGGCAATTGCTGGCGCTGCACTGGATCGAACGGCTGGGTACGTTCGAAAGGGCCGCCGAGCACCTCAACACAACCCAGTCGGCCATCTCGAAACGGGTGCAGGAGCTGGAGTCCTCCACCGGCCTGCAGCTGTTCGATCGCTCGCAGCGGGGTGCCCGTTTCACCGCCGAGGGTGAAGAGCTTCTGGTCATTGCCCGGGAGATGCTCGACCTGAGCGAGCGCATCAGCTCGCTCAAGGACGGCAAGCACGTCACCACGCGCCGGCTGCGGCTCGGCGTCACGGAGCTCACCGCCTGGACCTGGCTACCTCGGCTGGTCACGCGCCTGGTCGAGGATTTTCCCGGGCTTACCGTGGAGCCCGAGGTCGACATGAGTCGCAACCTCCATGAACGCCTGATGGACGACCTGGTCGACCTTATCGTGATCCCGGATACCTTCACGGCACCCGAGGTCACCAGCGTGCCGCTGGCGACGGTGGAGAATGCCTGGATGGCGGCGCCGGGGCTGGTCCGCAGTTCGGGGGTGGTGAGCCTGGCAGAACTGGCCAGGTATCCCATGCTGATGCAGGGCAAGAAGTCTGGATCGGGGCTATTCGTGAATCGCTGGCTGCATGCACGGGGCATCGAGCTGCCCAGGATTCTCTCCTCCGACAGCCTCACCGCCATGCTTGGACTGGCCTCGGCGGGCCTGGGCGTCACCTATCTGCCGCGCGAGTGCTTCCGGCCGCTGGTCGACGAAGGAAAACTCGCCATCGTCGAGACCGATCCCGAACTGCCTCCGGTCCCCTACATGGCGATGTATCGCAATGATCGGCCTTCGACCTTCGTGGCCGAGATCGCGACCTTGGCTACGCAGCTCTGCGACTTCACCAAACAGTTGCAGCGTTAG
- a CDS encoding NAD(P)-binding domain-containing protein has translation MKIAIIGAGEVGLTYANPWVAAGHELILCDLKPSPRAQDFAKEHGLALFTSIEDAVPDCDIVVSCVFGTVSLQVAEQALAPMQAGALFIDMTTADPQQIRQAAAIAAERAIPYVDVAILGAIALTQARTNLLGAGVGLERAVALFAEAGAPLKPVEGGAAGDAAALKILRSVFTKGLEALTIECFMAAEKQGITEQLHDALSDIDQASLRDFLGALIRTHVVHAPRRLKEVEEAERQLRVAEMPVAVLPGVREVFARTSDQLAKEPLETASPTLDQAFDWLFKVNGVVK, from the coding sequence ATGAAGATAGCGATTATCGGCGCAGGCGAAGTGGGCCTCACCTATGCGAACCCTTGGGTGGCAGCGGGTCACGAGCTCATATTGTGTGATCTCAAGCCGTCACCCAGAGCCCAGGATTTTGCCAAAGAGCATGGCCTGGCCCTCTTCACCTCGATAGAGGACGCGGTACCTGACTGCGACATCGTCGTCTCTTGCGTCTTCGGTACCGTCTCGCTTCAGGTCGCCGAACAGGCGCTCGCCCCTATGCAGGCGGGTGCGCTGTTCATCGACATGACCACCGCGGATCCGCAGCAGATCAGGCAGGCTGCGGCCATCGCGGCCGAGCGCGCGATACCCTACGTGGACGTGGCGATCCTGGGTGCCATCGCGCTGACGCAGGCTAGGACCAACCTGCTGGGCGCGGGCGTCGGCCTGGAGCGCGCGGTTGCCCTTTTCGCCGAAGCCGGCGCACCGCTCAAGCCGGTCGAGGGGGGCGCTGCAGGCGATGCCGCCGCCTTGAAGATCCTGCGCAGCGTCTTCACCAAGGGGCTGGAGGCCCTGACCATCGAGTGCTTCATGGCGGCGGAAAAGCAGGGCATCACGGAACAGCTCCACGATGCCTTGAGCGACATCGACCAGGCGTCGCTCAGAGACTTTCTCGGCGCCCTGATCAGAACGCATGTCGTGCATGCTCCGCGTCGTCTCAAGGAAGTCGAAGAGGCGGAGCGCCAACTGCGGGTGGCCGAGATGCCGGTCGCGGTGTTGCCGGGGGTCAGGGAGGTATTCGCGCGTACCTCCGACCAGCTGGCGAAGGAACCTCTCGAAACGGCTTCGCCTACCCTTGACCAGGCCTTCGACTGGCTGTTCAAGGTGAATGGGGTGGTAAAGTAG
- a CDS encoding MFS transporter: MTRYRWVVLAVIVVVYMLAAADRANIGIALPYIQKEFGATNAEVGLLVSAFFLFYSLGQIPAGFLLSKVSVRVVAPAAIGLTSVVTLLIGTSHSIGMLKLYRSALGVAEAALPLSMLSTINRWFPPREKGMATGAFLSAAKMGAVIAPPVGAALILLDGWRTMFIAFAVPGVLLALLWWWLVPNDPRTCKRVSDAEAEHIEDQTTTQNGAVRTHKDFGTFDRVLRYERTPTLETSRSVFRSWNVWGCGLGYLLMTGVVNVLLAWLPKYLGEVKHFELMQVGFVAALPFVGGVLGNIVGGWLSDRILDRRRKPTMMISAVATCLMMIALVYAPNGLLAVSLLLFGTGFLLNIGYSSFSVYSMSLTTRKTYPVAASVVNSAGQAGGAMAPLITGFLLDSYSWTAVFIFLGVCSLAALAFVLTISEPATAPAEAAAA, encoded by the coding sequence ATGACCCGCTATCGCTGGGTGGTGCTGGCGGTCATCGTGGTCGTGTACATGCTCGCGGCGGCCGATCGGGCCAATATCGGCATCGCGTTGCCCTATATCCAGAAGGAGTTCGGTGCGACCAATGCCGAGGTAGGCCTGCTGGTCAGCGCTTTCTTCCTGTTCTATTCCCTTGGCCAGATACCCGCCGGCTTTCTGCTCAGCAAAGTCAGCGTGCGTGTAGTTGCTCCCGCCGCGATTGGGCTCACCTCAGTCGTCACGCTGTTGATAGGTACCTCCCACAGCATCGGCATGCTCAAGCTCTATCGCTCCGCCCTGGGCGTGGCGGAGGCTGCCTTGCCGCTCTCCATGCTGAGTACCATCAATCGCTGGTTTCCGCCGCGGGAGAAGGGCATGGCTACCGGAGCCTTTTTGTCTGCAGCGAAGATGGGGGCGGTCATTGCGCCGCCGGTAGGCGCTGCGCTGATCCTGCTGGATGGCTGGCGGACCATGTTCATCGCCTTCGCCGTTCCTGGGGTACTGCTGGCGCTGTTGTGGTGGTGGCTGGTCCCGAACGATCCACGGACCTGCAAGCGGGTGAGCGACGCCGAGGCTGAACATATCGAGGATCAGACGACCACGCAGAATGGGGCGGTCCGCACACACAAGGACTTCGGCACCTTCGACCGGGTTCTGCGTTATGAGCGTACGCCCACCCTGGAGACGTCCCGGTCCGTCTTCAGATCCTGGAACGTGTGGGGCTGCGGTTTGGGCTATCTGCTCATGACCGGTGTGGTGAACGTGCTGCTGGCCTGGCTTCCCAAATACCTGGGCGAGGTAAAGCACTTCGAGCTGATGCAGGTGGGTTTCGTCGCTGCGCTGCCCTTTGTCGGTGGCGTGCTGGGCAACATCGTCGGCGGCTGGCTATCGGACCGGATCCTGGACCGCCGCCGCAAACCCACGATGATGATCAGCGCGGTCGCCACCTGCCTGATGATGATCGCCCTGGTCTATGCGCCCAACGGCCTGCTCGCGGTCAGTCTGTTGCTCTTCGGTACCGGCTTTCTGCTCAACATCGGCTACTCGTCGTTTTCGGTCTATTCGATGAGCCTGACGACTCGCAAGACCTATCCGGTCGCCGCGTCGGTCGTCAACAGCGCCGGCCAGGCGGGCGGGGCCATGGCGCCGCTGATCACCGGTTTTCTGTTGGACAGCTATAGCTGGACGGCGGTGTTCATCTTCCTCGGTGTCTGCTCCCTGGCGGCCCTGGCCTTCGTGCTGACCATTTCCGAGCCGGCTACCGCGCCTGCCGAAGCCGCTGCTGCCTAG